One region of Acropora muricata isolate sample 2 chromosome 13, ASM3666990v1, whole genome shotgun sequence genomic DNA includes:
- the LOC136895125 gene encoding adenosine receptor A2a-like — MTETTVQNVIIIANCVVNLALAFVAIFGNALGLYGVWKTPSLRSPSILLLCGLASTDFSVGFIAQPIFIARSFVSLFSRSVNLNLIFIKIFGTIGSCLCGSSLAMMTRISIDRLIAIHKPLQYPSIVTSSRVTRILLAIWIVSILTSSSGFWEKRALFAFLCSSLFICLSISVICHATIYKIMRRHRLQIHSQIQAFDDRNARTIRIISLRKSAFNAYVLFIVLVICYCPFLVIRIVYFIGKASELNLGYFLSVTMVFLNLALNPLLYCWRIREIRLAVLRTFRKLLSRE, encoded by the coding sequence ATGACGGAGACCACAGTTCAAAATGTCATCATCATAGCTAATTGTGTTGTCAACTTAGCTCTTGCGTTTGTGGCGATATTTGGAAACGCATTAGGCTTGTACGGAGTATGGAAAACGCCATCTCTTCGTTCGCCATCCATCCTATTACTTTGCGGTCTAGCGAGCACGGATTTCAGTGTTGGTTTCATAGCACAACCTATTTTCATAGCAAGAAGCTTCGTAAGTTTGTTTTCGCGGTCTGTGAATCTAAACTTAATATTCATTAAGATATTTGGTACGATCGGCTCGTGTCTGTGTGGAAGTTCGTTAGCTATGATGACAAGAATCAGCATTGACAGACTCATAGCTATTCATAAGCCACTGCAGTATCCCAGCATTGTCACATCTTCTAGAGTAACTCGTATCCTCTTGGCTATTTGGATAGTTTCTATATTAACATCAAGCTCCGGGTTTTGGGAGAAGCGAGCTCTGTTCGCTTTTCTCTGTTCATCTTTATTCATATGCTTGAGCATCTCCGTTATATGCCACGCAACCATCTACAAAATCATGCGCCGTCATCGACTGCAGATTCATTCTCAGATTCAAGCGTTTGACGATAGAAATGCAAGAACTATCCGCATTATTAGCCTTCGAAAATCTGCATTCAATGCCTATGTACTCTTCATAGTGTTAGTGATTTGTTATTGTCCCTTCCTTGTCATCCGCATTGTTTATTTTATCGGAAAAGCCAGTGAGCTTAACCTTGGGTACTTTCTTTCCGTGACAATGGTGTTCTTAAACTTGGCCTTAAATCCATTATTGTACTGCTGGAGAATCCGTGAGATCAGACTTGCAGTACTGCGCACGTTCCGCAAACTTCTTTCCAGGGAATGA